In Aridibaculum aurantiacum, the following proteins share a genomic window:
- a CDS encoding spore photoproduct lyase family protein, giving the protein MLHNKTIDDLLNIKEIYLEPEIRKYQRGLDILAKYPGANLIEVPSHWKIPELHGFAGSIEDWTKIKKNVLVLGVKKSLAARPNSRSSHWVAPSQSNGCTMSCSYCYVPRRKGYANPISIFVNIEQICNYLRRHAAKQGPLLQPDHVDDKYWVYEIGENGDCSADAGICDNVKDMMNLFKEIPNAKLTFATKFVNREMLTYDPQHKTRIRFSLMPHKMSKLVDVRTSPISDRIDVINDFVDAGYEVNVNFSPVIYYEGWQDDWHILIDEINDKVNDKAKKQMVAEIIFLTHNEQLHEVNMGWHPKAEEVLWQPDIQEVKYSQTGGRNVRYKRGLKKDLVDTLVDMVHEKMPYCKIRYAF; this is encoded by the coding sequence ATGCTACACAACAAGACCATCGATGATCTTTTGAACATAAAGGAGATATACCTGGAACCGGAGATAAGGAAGTACCAGCGTGGTTTGGATATCCTTGCAAAATATCCAGGTGCTAACTTGATAGAAGTGCCTTCGCATTGGAAAATTCCTGAGCTGCATGGTTTTGCAGGAAGTATAGAAGATTGGACAAAGATCAAAAAGAACGTGCTGGTGTTGGGTGTGAAGAAGTCACTGGCTGCACGCCCTAATTCACGCAGTTCGCATTGGGTGGCACCGTCGCAAAGCAATGGTTGTACCATGTCGTGCTCATATTGTTATGTCCCTCGGAGAAAAGGTTATGCTAACCCAATCAGCATTTTTGTAAACATTGAGCAAATATGTAATTACCTGCGCCGTCATGCCGCTAAGCAAGGGCCACTGCTGCAGCCGGATCATGTAGATGATAAGTATTGGGTGTACGAAATAGGGGAGAATGGTGACTGCTCAGCAGACGCAGGCATCTGTGATAATGTGAAGGATATGATGAACCTCTTTAAAGAAATACCCAATGCTAAGCTGACCTTCGCTACTAAATTCGTAAACCGTGAAATGCTTACCTATGATCCGCAGCATAAAACACGCATTCGTTTTAGCCTGATGCCGCATAAGATGAGCAAGCTGGTGGATGTGCGCACATCACCCATCAGCGACAGGATAGATGTGATCAATGATTTTGTGGACGCAGGATACGAGGTGAATGTGAATTTCTCACCGGTTATTTATTATGAAGGTTGGCAGGATGACTGGCATATACTGATAGATGAGATAAATGATAAGGTGAATGATAAAGCCAAAAAGCAAATGGTGGCAGAGATCATTTTTCTTACCCACAACGAACAACTACACGAAGTAAATATGGGCTGGCATCCTAAGGCTGAAGAGGTGCTGTGGCAACCGGATATACAAGAAGTAAAATATAGCCAGACCGGTGGCCGCAATGTGAGGTACAAAAGAGGATTGAAAAAGGATTTAGTAGATACGCTGGTAGATATGGTGCATGAAAAGATGCCTTACTGCAAGATCAGGTACGCTTTCTAA
- a CDS encoding family 1 glycosylhydrolase, translating to MNKHRFMFATGIENSYPNITLPDGTIKRVDEMEKTGHYKYWKEDFALVKESGMDYLRYGPPYYRAHVGPGQYDWSFSDDAFKELERLEITTIVDLCHFGVPDWIGDFQNLDWPEYFAEYAYEFAKRYPHLQYYTPVNEIFIAAMFSGQYGWWNECKTSDHTYVTALKNLCKANALAMLAIKKVRPDAIFVQSESSEYFHAEHPGVRPLADFLNKKRFLSLDLTYGHELDVTMYKYLLDHGMTEKEYNWFIDQRLKKQCNCIMGNDYYITNEHMVHENGSTSPSGEVFGYYVITHQYFRRYKLPVMHTETNITEPLSVHWLKKQWANVYRLKQDGVPILGFTWYSLIDQVDWDSALRNDAGNINSLGMYDLDRKIRPLGREYINLIKQWKDVLDTEGYGVPLV from the coding sequence ATGAACAAGCATCGATTTATGTTTGCTACGGGTATAGAAAATAGTTATCCCAACATTACCTTACCAGATGGCACCATCAAACGAGTAGATGAGATGGAAAAGACCGGGCACTACAAGTATTGGAAAGAGGATTTTGCCCTTGTAAAAGAATCGGGAATGGATTACCTGCGTTATGGTCCTCCGTACTACCGCGCTCATGTGGGACCAGGGCAGTACGACTGGAGTTTTTCTGACGATGCTTTCAAGGAACTGGAAAGGCTGGAAATAACCACCATTGTAGACCTTTGTCATTTTGGTGTACCCGATTGGATTGGTGATTTTCAAAACCTGGACTGGCCGGAATATTTTGCTGAGTACGCGTATGAATTTGCGAAACGTTATCCGCACCTACAGTACTATACGCCGGTAAATGAAATTTTCATTGCCGCTATGTTCTCCGGCCAGTATGGCTGGTGGAATGAATGTAAGACCAGTGACCACACTTATGTGACGGCTCTTAAAAATCTTTGTAAGGCAAATGCCCTGGCGATGCTGGCTATCAAAAAGGTTCGTCCTGATGCCATTTTTGTGCAAAGTGAATCAAGCGAATATTTCCACGCAGAACATCCAGGAGTAAGGCCACTTGCTGATTTCCTGAACAAAAAACGCTTCTTATCGCTCGATCTTACTTATGGGCATGAACTGGATGTGACTATGTACAAGTACCTGCTGGACCATGGCATGACAGAGAAAGAGTATAACTGGTTCATCGATCAAAGACTGAAGAAGCAGTGCAATTGCATCATGGGTAATGACTACTACATTACCAACGAACATATGGTGCATGAAAACGGAAGCACCTCGCCGTCAGGAGAAGTGTTTGGCTATTATGTGATAACGCACCAATACTTCCGCCGGTACAAACTGCCGGTGATGCATACAGAAACCAATATAACCGAACCACTGTCAGTACACTGGCTAAAAAAACAATGGGCAAACGTATATAGGCTAAAACAAGATGGCGTACCTATTCTTGGTTTTACGTGGTACAGCCTGATAGACCAGGTAGACTGGGATAGCGCGTTGCGCAATGACGCAGGCAACATCAACTCGCTGGGCATGTACGATCTTGATAGAAAAATTCGGCCACTTGGAAGGGAATACATCAACCTTATCAAACAATGGAAAGATGTATTGGACACAGAGGGTTATGGAGTTCCTTTAGTATAA
- a CDS encoding UDP-N-acetylmuramate--L-alanine ligase, whose amino-acid sequence MKVHFISIGGSVMHQLAIALKRKGYKVSGTDDEIFEPSCTNLKNEGLLPGKMGWQPDLIIPDIDAIILGMHAKDDNPELVKAREMQLPIYSFPEYIFKESQQKTRVVVGGSHGKTTTTSMIMHVLKIAQKEFDYLVGARLEGFDQSVNITDAPVIVCEGDEYPASAIEKRPKFHFLFPHIAILTGIAWDHINVFPTWEFYLEQFVIFINKIEKGGILIFNETDPVLTKLVQENKRDDIRYQPYAVPGHEIANGKTIITIEGSSQPLQVFGDHNLLNLHAAYHVCNELGVDTATFVTAISSFTGASKRLEKIAETGTTTVYRDFAHAPSKVKATIEAVKQQFPGRKLVAVLELHTFSSLNENFMSEYEGAMDKADAAVVFYSQHALELKRMPPLPKKVVEKGFNKEGLEVITDRETLEAWLQKQEYTNATLVFMSSGNYDGLDVNAIANAVAK is encoded by the coding sequence ATGAAAGTTCACTTTATATCCATAGGAGGAAGCGTGATGCACCAGCTTGCTATTGCGCTCAAAAGAAAGGGTTACAAGGTTTCAGGTACAGACGATGAAATATTTGAACCTAGTTGCACCAACCTGAAGAATGAAGGTTTATTGCCTGGAAAAATGGGCTGGCAACCAGATCTTATAATCCCGGATATTGATGCTATCATATTGGGAATGCATGCAAAAGATGATAATCCTGAGCTGGTTAAGGCAAGGGAAATGCAGCTTCCTATTTACTCGTTCCCTGAGTATATCTTTAAAGAAAGCCAACAAAAGACACGGGTAGTAGTGGGTGGAAGCCACGGCAAAACCACCACAACCAGCATGATCATGCACGTGTTAAAAATTGCACAAAAGGAATTTGATTACCTGGTAGGGGCGAGACTGGAGGGTTTTGACCAATCGGTGAACATAACAGATGCACCGGTGATAGTGTGTGAAGGCGATGAATACCCGGCGAGTGCAATTGAGAAACGTCCAAAGTTTCACTTCCTGTTTCCACATATTGCTATTCTTACCGGCATAGCCTGGGATCATATCAATGTATTTCCAACTTGGGAATTTTACCTGGAGCAGTTTGTCATCTTTATCAATAAGATCGAAAAAGGTGGCATCCTCATATTCAACGAAACTGATCCTGTGCTCACTAAACTGGTGCAGGAAAATAAGCGAGACGACATACGATACCAGCCGTATGCAGTTCCCGGGCATGAAATAGCCAACGGGAAAACCATCATCACCATTGAAGGTAGCAGCCAGCCTTTGCAGGTTTTTGGCGACCACAACCTGTTAAATCTTCATGCTGCATATCATGTTTGCAATGAATTAGGGGTAGATACCGCCACCTTTGTAACGGCAATCAGCAGTTTTACAGGTGCCAGCAAGCGGTTAGAAAAAATAGCGGAAACTGGTACCACAACTGTTTACCGTGATTTTGCCCATGCACCCAGCAAGGTTAAAGCAACCATAGAAGCAGTTAAGCAACAATTTCCAGGCAGGAAACTGGTAGCCGTACTGGAGCTACATACCTTCAGTAGCCTGAATGAAAACTTTATGAGCGAGTATGAAGGTGCTATGGATAAAGCCGATGCCGCGGTTGTTTTTTACTCGCAGCATGCACTGGAACTGAAAAGAATGCCACCTCTGCCAAAGAAAGTAGTAGAGAAAGGTTTTAATAAGGAAGGACTTGAGGTTATAACTGACAGAGAAACACTGGAAGCCTGGCTTCAAAAGCAGGAGTATACCAACGCCACACTTGTGTTTATGAGTAGTGGCAATTATGATGGATTAGATGTAAATGCTATTGCAAATGCAGTAGCCAAGTAA
- a CDS encoding UGSC family (seleno)protein, which yields MKKYYLNMFAAMLLSCAALSLSYSQEIKASKEEECIDDLCVIPKTNEGGEQVFGVVAPVGHHAVKMITQAPRLNTLEGKTIALVGGSFNTSITHAELKHLILQRYPTAKVYVLSEVGSAGQYYAQSRQVRTFQSKLKELGVDAIISGNAGCGICTLKEVGNCIAAEYIGIPAVTVGAPTFVKQINSTSVNQGVPAPRSAVYPGAFSAHTREELIENARKVLFSQIIEALTKPITAEEIAQHSKAGMVEPKEYVFTGSYNEVNTFFMDNRWSDGLPIVPPTKERIEEFLNYTDYAWDHVIGVIPPGQRKTLVWHVAANGVMAGCPPEFMPLLIAYTRALSNGDFRRPLASTHGWTPYGWINGPVARQLGIDAGQGMISEPKNMMLGRFINLAMLNLGGYNVKENRMGTFGYLTPWTFTEDEEACLRIGWQPYHVQKGFGLNQNTLTAGSALMWGNNLTPATPDPGKIMELVAWDITEKQQNALGATNPTVHRTIFITEFVARDLAKKYASKDSLEYDLIKTARRPAYMRAYANYWANPGSQQFDRYTFNQYLANTIRREKAELTNLPPWFPPQANGETKTQTVAVMEAGMTPILVTGDRNRNKVQVMPGGAYVTIQIELPKNWDASMTELGYAPLSSFYLER from the coding sequence ATGAAAAAATATTACCTGAACATGTTCGCAGCCATGTTGCTTAGTTGTGCTGCGCTATCTCTCTCCTACAGCCAGGAAATCAAAGCGTCAAAAGAAGAAGAATGTATTGATGACTTATGTGTAATCCCTAAAACAAATGAAGGTGGCGAACAAGTATTTGGTGTTGTGGCTCCTGTTGGTCATCATGCAGTGAAAATGATAACCCAGGCACCACGCTTGAATACTTTGGAAGGAAAAACCATTGCACTTGTAGGCGGAAGCTTCAATACCTCTATCACACATGCTGAATTGAAACATTTGATCTTACAAAGATATCCTACAGCAAAGGTGTATGTACTATCGGAGGTGGGATCAGCCGGACAGTATTATGCACAGAGCCGGCAGGTGAGAACCTTCCAAAGTAAACTAAAGGAATTGGGTGTTGACGCCATTATCTCTGGAAACGCAGGATGCGGTATCTGTACACTGAAAGAAGTGGGAAACTGTATAGCCGCCGAATATATTGGCATTCCCGCAGTTACAGTGGGTGCTCCCACTTTTGTCAAACAAATAAATTCTACAAGCGTAAACCAGGGCGTGCCGGCGCCACGATCAGCTGTATATCCCGGTGCATTCTCGGCGCATACGAGGGAAGAACTTATTGAGAATGCCAGGAAAGTTCTCTTTTCTCAAATCATAGAAGCACTGACAAAACCTATTACCGCGGAAGAAATAGCTCAACACAGCAAAGCCGGGATGGTTGAGCCGAAAGAATATGTATTTACCGGCTCTTACAACGAAGTGAATACTTTTTTTATGGACAATCGCTGGTCGGATGGACTGCCCATAGTTCCGCCCACCAAAGAAAGGATTGAGGAATTTCTTAATTATACTGATTATGCATGGGACCATGTTATTGGTGTAATTCCACCAGGGCAAAGGAAAACGCTGGTTTGGCATGTTGCAGCCAATGGCGTCATGGCAGGCTGCCCACCAGAGTTTATGCCCTTGCTGATTGCCTATACAAGAGCTCTGAGCAATGGAGACTTCAGGCGCCCTTTGGCCAGCACGCATGGCTGGACACCCTACGGCTGGATTAACGGACCAGTGGCAAGGCAGTTGGGTATCGACGCAGGACAAGGCATGATCAGCGAACCCAAAAACATGATGCTTGGCCGGTTTATCAACCTTGCGATGCTGAACCTTGGCGGCTATAACGTGAAAGAAAACCGGATGGGAACCTTCGGTTACCTTACACCATGGACATTTACAGAGGACGAAGAGGCATGCCTGCGTATTGGCTGGCAGCCTTACCATGTGCAAAAAGGATTTGGCCTGAATCAAAATACGCTGACAGCAGGCTCAGCGCTTATGTGGGGCAATAATCTTACACCTGCAACACCAGACCCTGGAAAGATAATGGAGCTAGTAGCGTGGGATATAACTGAAAAGCAGCAGAACGCATTGGGCGCAACTAACCCTACAGTTCATCGCACCATATTTATTACCGAGTTTGTAGCACGTGACCTTGCTAAAAAATATGCATCGAAAGATAGCCTTGAGTATGACTTGATAAAAACCGCAAGAAGACCTGCATATATGCGTGCTTATGCCAACTACTGGGCAAATCCCGGCAGCCAGCAATTCGACAGGTATACATTTAATCAATACCTCGCCAATACCATTCGCAGGGAAAAAGCCGAATTAACTAATCTGCCACCATGGTTTCCTCCGCAGGCCAATGGCGAAACTAAGACGCAAACAGTAGCTGTAATGGAAGCGGGAATGACGCCTATACTTGTAACGGGTGACCGCAACCGCAACAAAGTGCAGGTGATGCCGGGTGGCGCCTATGTTACCATACAAATTGAACTTCCAAAAAACTGGGACGCCTCAATGACAGAACTAGGTTATGCTCCGCTTAGCAGCTTTTACCTGGAACGTTGA
- a CDS encoding bifunctional folylpolyglutamate synthase/dihydrofolate synthase gives MNYQQTLEYLFTRLPMYSRIGAAAYKEDLTNTITLCNAVGNPQNSFKSIHIAGTNGKGSTSHMLAAILQSAGYKTGLYTSPHLKDFRERIKIDGKEIEEDFVVEFTHRLQPLMEEIEPSFFEITVAMAFKYFKQQQIDIAVIEVGLGGRLDSTNIITPEVSVITNIGMDHMNMLGDTIEKIASEKAGIIKPNIPAVIGETTEKTKPVFIDKAATVGAPVSFASEARWVNDWAHEKHQLVATVAHHQLDSDRQTYSLDLTGIYQLKNLLTVLETVHVLKQQGWKIEEEHVKHGLAHVKKLTGLHGRWEVVHQHPTVVLDVGHNEDGVKQIVQQLEHETFHKLHIVIGMVKDKEIEKVLSLLPTHATYYFTKASIPRALPEDELASQAAKYNLHGQTFPEVNAAVQHALAHAHKDDLILVCGSVFVVGEVEI, from the coding sequence ATGAACTACCAGCAAACGCTCGAATACCTGTTTACCCGCCTGCCTATGTATAGCCGCATAGGGGCAGCTGCTTATAAAGAAGATCTTACCAACACCATCACGCTCTGCAATGCGGTTGGAAACCCGCAAAACAGTTTCAAATCCATTCATATAGCAGGCACCAATGGCAAAGGTTCCACAAGCCATATGCTTGCAGCTATTTTACAATCTGCAGGTTATAAAACAGGCCTCTACACCTCTCCTCATCTAAAAGATTTTAGGGAACGCATCAAGATCGATGGTAAAGAAATAGAAGAAGATTTTGTTGTAGAATTTACTCATAGACTACAGCCGCTGATGGAGGAGATAGAGCCTTCTTTTTTTGAAATAACAGTGGCAATGGCTTTTAAATATTTTAAGCAACAGCAAATAGATATAGCAGTGATAGAAGTTGGATTGGGAGGCCGGCTCGACAGTACCAATATCATTACGCCTGAAGTGTCTGTCATTACCAATATAGGGATGGATCACATGAATATGCTGGGAGATACAATTGAAAAAATAGCATCGGAAAAAGCAGGGATAATCAAACCTAATATACCTGCAGTTATTGGAGAAACAACAGAAAAAACAAAACCTGTTTTCATAGATAAGGCTGCTACTGTTGGCGCTCCTGTTTCCTTTGCATCGGAAGCAAGATGGGTAAATGATTGGGCGCATGAAAAGCACCAACTGGTAGCTACTGTCGCACATCATCAACTCGATAGCGACAGGCAAACCTACAGTCTCGACCTTACTGGCATTTACCAGTTAAAGAACCTGCTGACAGTTTTAGAAACAGTACATGTATTAAAACAGCAGGGATGGAAGATTGAAGAGGAACATGTAAAACATGGACTGGCGCATGTAAAAAAACTAACCGGCCTTCATGGCAGGTGGGAAGTAGTGCACCAGCATCCAACTGTAGTGCTGGACGTAGGCCATAACGAAGATGGAGTAAAACAAATAGTGCAGCAACTGGAACATGAGACGTTTCATAAGCTGCATATTGTAATAGGTATGGTAAAAGATAAAGAGATTGAAAAAGTGCTGAGCCTGCTACCAACCCACGCTACCTATTATTTTACCAAAGCAAGTATTCCTCGTGCATTACCTGAAGATGAATTAGCATCACAGGCTGCGAAGTACAACCTGCATGGGCAAACATTCCCGGAAGTAAATGCAGCCGTTCAGCATGCCTTAGCACATGCACATAAAGATGATCTTATACTGGTATGTGGAAGTGTGTTTGTGGTAGGAGAAGTAGAAATTTAG
- a CDS encoding zinc-dependent alcohol dehydrogenase, translating into MSMIAMNFRGPFRVRADRKPYPEIKHPGDAIVRVTRSCICGSDLHLYHGLVPDTRVGMTFGHEFIGVVEEVGADVKKLKVGDKVLVPFNVACGTCNFCNQKLYGNCHESNSQSTAVGGIFGYSHTAGGYDGGQAEYVRVPYADVSPEVIPDWMDPDDAVMLTDVFPTGYQAAEMGGIRKGDTVVVFGAGPVGIMAARCAWLFGAARVIIIDHYEYRLEFARKFAFCEAYNFLSLSDPVVFLKKETGWYGADVCIDAVGCEAAGSALQTLTGRKMLLQAGSATALHWAINSVKKGGIVSIVGVYGPTGNLVPIGNVVNKGITIRANQASVKRMLPRLIEHVKNGVISPKEMITHRIPLEEVAEGYHLFSRKLDGIIKPVLIPSTARA; encoded by the coding sequence ATGTCTATGATTGCAATGAACTTTCGCGGGCCTTTCAGGGTAAGGGCCGACAGGAAACCATACCCTGAGATCAAGCATCCTGGTGATGCCATTGTACGAGTTACCCGTTCTTGTATCTGTGGATCTGACCTTCACCTGTATCATGGCCTGGTGCCCGACACCCGTGTAGGTATGACGTTCGGCCACGAGTTTATAGGTGTGGTGGAAGAAGTAGGTGCTGATGTAAAGAAACTCAAAGTAGGAGATAAGGTGTTGGTGCCATTTAACGTGGCCTGTGGTACCTGTAATTTTTGTAATCAAAAGCTGTATGGCAACTGTCATGAATCCAACTCGCAATCCACAGCTGTAGGAGGCATATTTGGCTACTCGCATACTGCCGGCGGTTACGATGGCGGACAGGCTGAATATGTGCGTGTGCCATATGCCGATGTAAGTCCTGAAGTAATTCCCGACTGGATGGATCCTGACGATGCAGTGATGCTTACTGACGTATTTCCTACCGGCTACCAGGCCGCAGAAATGGGTGGTATTCGCAAAGGCGATACAGTGGTGGTATTTGGTGCCGGGCCTGTAGGTATCATGGCTGCTCGATGTGCATGGTTGTTTGGTGCGGCACGTGTAATCATTATCGATCATTACGAGTACAGGCTAGAGTTTGCACGGAAGTTTGCTTTTTGCGAAGCGTACAATTTCTTGTCGCTTAGCGATCCGGTTGTATTTCTGAAAAAGGAAACAGGCTGGTACGGCGCAGATGTTTGTATAGATGCTGTGGGCTGTGAGGCCGCAGGTAGTGCACTGCAAACACTTACCGGAAGAAAGATGTTGCTGCAAGCTGGCTCCGCTACTGCACTTCATTGGGCTATTAATTCAGTAAAGAAAGGTGGTATCGTTTCTATAGTGGGTGTATATGGTCCTACAGGCAACCTGGTACCGATAGGGAACGTAGTTAACAAAGGCATTACCATTCGTGCTAACCAGGCATCGGTGAAGCGTATGTTGCCACGTTTGATAGAGCATGTGAAAAATGGTGTAATCAGTCCAAAAGAGATGATTACGCATCGTATACCATTGGAAGAGGTAGCTGAAGGTTACCACCTGTTTTCACGTAAGCTGGATGGTATCATCAAGCCTGTTCTCATTCCTTCAACTGCGAGAGCATAA
- a CDS encoding NAD(P)-dependent oxidoreductase → MTITLFGATGMVGKYIVRKALAQGHTIKAFGRNVQSLIDADLRNTKLVAVKGYVFDEGDVYKAIQGSDMVISVLGGAFNGKDKSRSLGIKNIVAQMKRAQVKRIVALGGKGILLSENDELLLDLPDYPEEYLPVGKEHLQAYLYLKESDLDWTIIGAPNLVDEDGSGHYTTSSEYPPQPDNGFIRAGDLAEFMLKEATANNYLQQRVGISTVS, encoded by the coding sequence ATGACAATAACTCTTTTTGGCGCTACCGGCATGGTTGGAAAATACATTGTTCGCAAAGCACTGGCGCAGGGCCATACTATAAAGGCCTTTGGGCGAAATGTACAATCGCTTATAGATGCGGACTTGCGAAACACAAAACTGGTGGCGGTTAAAGGATATGTTTTTGATGAAGGCGATGTATATAAAGCTATCCAGGGAAGTGATATGGTTATATCAGTTTTAGGTGGCGCTTTTAATGGCAAAGACAAGTCAAGGTCGTTAGGCATCAAGAATATAGTGGCCCAAATGAAGCGGGCACAAGTAAAAAGGATAGTAGCTCTCGGCGGTAAAGGAATTTTGCTTTCTGAAAATGATGAGTTGCTGCTTGACCTCCCGGATTATCCTGAAGAATACTTACCCGTAGGCAAGGAACACCTGCAGGCGTATTTATACCTTAAAGAAAGTGACTTGGATTGGACCATCATTGGTGCACCAAATTTGGTGGATGAAGATGGCTCCGGCCATTATACCACAAGTAGTGAATATCCTCCCCAACCAGACAATGGTTTTATACGTGCCGGCGACCTTGCTGAATTCATGCTAAAAGAGGCAACCGCAAATAATTACCTGCAACAACGGGTAGGTATTTCTACTGTATCATAG
- a CDS encoding 3'-5' exonuclease, producing MKLQLDRPIAVIDLETTGTNLATDRIVEIAIVKVSTDGQRQVKRKLINPEMPIPKGASDVHGITNEMVKDAPTFRQVANEVRQFIDGSDLAGYNSNRFDIPLLVEEFLRAGQDFSVDGRKLIDVQRVFHLMEQRTLSAAYKFYCNKILEGAHGAEADALATFEILCAQVERYPEIGSTLEAICKFCGEEDFVDFARRFIKVDCKEVFNFGKHKGRPVEDVLRMEPQYYDWMMKGDFPMHTKQKLTEIMNRALLKKV from the coding sequence ATGAAATTACAGTTAGACCGGCCTATAGCCGTTATTGATCTTGAAACTACAGGTACCAATTTAGCTACAGATCGTATAGTAGAAATTGCCATAGTAAAAGTTTCAACTGATGGTCAGCGCCAGGTAAAGCGTAAGCTTATTAACCCGGAGATGCCTATACCTAAAGGTGCAAGTGATGTGCATGGTATAACCAACGAGATGGTGAAGGATGCACCAACTTTCAGGCAGGTGGCAAACGAAGTAAGGCAGTTCATTGATGGATCTGATCTTGCTGGTTATAACAGTAATCGTTTTGATATACCATTGTTGGTTGAAGAATTTCTAAGAGCAGGGCAGGATTTTTCTGTAGACGGACGTAAACTAATAGATGTACAGCGCGTGTTTCACCTGATGGAGCAGCGGACATTAAGTGCAGCCTATAAATTTTACTGCAATAAAATATTAGAAGGAGCGCATGGTGCCGAGGCAGATGCATTGGCTACGTTTGAAATATTGTGCGCACAGGTAGAGCGTTATCCTGAAATTGGTTCCACGCTGGAAGCTATCTGTAAATTCTGCGGCGAAGAAGACTTTGTAGACTTTGCACGCAGGTTCATAAAAGTAGATTGTAAAGAAGTTTTCAACTTTGGAAAGCACAAAGGAAGGCCTGTAGAAGATGTATTGCGCATGGAGCCTCAATACTACGATTGGATGATGAAAGGTGACTTTCCTATGCATACCAAACAAAAACTTACAGAGATCATGAACCGCGCACTGTTAAAGAAAGTGTAA
- the ytxJ gene encoding bacillithiol system redox-active protein YtxJ — MNWIPLTDESQLQDIVLKSNSKPQVIFKHSTRCSISSMAKSRLERSSVPEDADFYYLDLIAYRNISNKIAQDFNVYHESPQVLVIRNGECVYDESHGSIDMEEIREQVTI, encoded by the coding sequence ATGAATTGGATTCCGCTAACCGATGAAAGTCAGTTGCAGGATATTGTTCTTAAATCGAACAGTAAGCCGCAAGTGATATTTAAGCATAGTACCAGGTGCAGCATTAGCAGCATGGCTAAAAGCAGACTCGAGAGAAGCAGCGTACCTGAAGATGCAGATTTTTATTATCTAGACCTTATAGCCTACAGGAACATAAGTAATAAGATAGCCCAGGATTTTAATGTTTACCACGAAAGTCCGCAGGTGCTTGTTATCCGCAACGGCGAATGTGTTTACGATGAAAGCCATGGATCTATTGATATGGAAGAAATCCGTGAACAGGTAACTATATAG
- a CDS encoding polyprenol monophosphomannose synthase — MEKIVIIPTYNEKENIANILDAIFSLQQDFHVLVIDDGSPDGTAQIVKELQVNYAGQLFLEERKGKLGLGTAYIHGFRWSIHKGYNYIFEMDADFSHRPTDLIRLYNACKHEGGDVAVGSRYVPGGKIENWPWDRRFYSKGGAMYTKLITWMPVNDPTAGFVCYKREVLETINLNEIKFVGYAFQIEMKFASWKLGFKIKEVPITFIDRKHGSSKMNKGILKEGVLGVLKIQWQSLFKNYRNRVKKASEPVTV; from the coding sequence TTGGAAAAAATAGTTATTATACCTACTTACAACGAGAAGGAAAATATTGCGAACATACTGGACGCTATATTTTCGCTACAGCAAGATTTTCATGTATTGGTGATTGACGATGGTTCACCAGATGGCACAGCACAAATCGTAAAAGAACTGCAGGTTAATTATGCTGGTCAGCTATTTCTTGAAGAGCGTAAAGGCAAACTAGGTTTAGGTACCGCTTACATCCACGGTTTTAGGTGGAGCATCCACAAAGGCTATAACTACATCTTCGAAATGGATGCCGATTTCTCGCATCGGCCTACAGACCTTATACGATTGTATAATGCATGTAAACATGAAGGTGGCGACGTAGCCGTAGGTAGCCGCTATGTTCCCGGTGGAAAAATTGAGAACTGGCCTTGGGACAGGCGGTTCTATAGCAAAGGCGGCGCTATGTATACAAAGCTCATTACATGGATGCCGGTTAACGATCCTACCGCTGGTTTTGTTTGCTATAAACGAGAAGTGTTGGAAACGATCAACCTTAATGAAATCAAGTTCGTTGGTTATGCATTCCAAATAGAAATGAAATTTGCTTCGTGGAAACTTGGTTTCAAGATTAAAGAAGTGCCTATTACTTTTATTGACCGCAAACATGGTTCTTCTAAAATGAACAAAGGCATATTGAAAGAAGGTGTGCTGGGTGTGCTTAAGATCCAATGGCAAAGCCTCTTTAAAAACTATCGCAACCGGGTAAAAAAAGCATCTGAGCCTGTTACAGTTTAA